tcattaaaaacaaaacaaaaagtgaaaCACTGTGGGGTCAATCAAACTATGGGTTTGCATTTGGCCTCTGGCTGCCAGTTTGAGACGCTCCCTAACTCCAAGTTCCCAAATCTATGTGGGACAGTAACTGGAAAAGGTCATTGTGGGTGGTGTCAGGTGGATCCTGGTTTCTGGACTCTCACTGCCTACAGGGCTACTGGGTTGTGCTGTGGGCCTCTGGGCCATTGTAGCTTAGCTCCCATTATCCCCTCCTGGGGGAATGGCTGAGCATTAACGGTGGGGCAGCAGGCAGGTCCTGTTGAGCAAGGAGTCTATAAAAACAAGGGCTTATGTCACCCATGCATGCAGCCTTCATGCAGGACACCTGGGGAGGCACTGCTACTGATTTCACTGTCAGGACCAGAGTCTGGTCCATGGGGGCTGGTCCCCATGATCTGAGTTGCCCCTTGACTCACCATGCGACCCCAGGGCATCCTTTTTTGGGCCTCAGCTCAGAAAATGGGGTTCACATTGCTAGACCtgctataatttatttaaaacccGAAGGGGAAGGTGAGGCTGGAAAGACTCATCTGTCCAACCCATTTAATGAGACCTTTAAGGAGGCATGCTTAGCtctgctgggcctcagtttcctcatttgtaaagtggagataataataggACCTGCTTCCTACAAATTATcaggagaattaaatgagttaatacatgctgAGAGCTGGAAATATGGTTCAGAGAGGGTAAAAGATCGGCTTGAGGACACAGAGCAAATCTTCCAATTAACTTCAGACCTTCCAGGTCTCACTGCATCTCCCCAGAATCCTGAGATGTTGGGGCGGGGggtgctgaggctcagagaggggagccATCTTGCCTGAGGTCCCACAGCCCAGCTAAGGGGACCTCACCTTCTCAGCCTCCTCTATTCATCGAGCACCTTTGGTGTGCCAGGTATTGTTATAGGCACTGGGCGAACAgtaatgaacaaaacaaataaaaaatcccTGGTGGGACTGACATGGTGCGGGGCGGAGGGGgcaacagagacagaaagcaaataGGCAGGTGAGATAATTTTGATTATAATGAAAATAGTGtaggaaataaaacagggagatgtGAGAAGAGTAACTGAGGTTCTGGGATTTTCAATAGGGAGGTCAGagagggcttcttggaggaggtaacCTTTGGGCTGAGCCCTGAGGAACTGCCTTGCACAGAGCTGGGGCAACAGTGTTCTCAGTCCAGAGGGAACAgcaatgcattcgttcatttttgAGCATGCCCAGTCCAGGAGTTCCAATATTCAAGGGCCAGCCCTCATGGAGTGGGTAGTCTGGGGGGAAACTGAGGTAGATAAGACAACTAGGATAGTGGGAGCTGGAGATAAGATCTGGGAAGGAAGTTCACTAGAaagtggggcagggagggcctcTTGGAGGCAGTGGCCCTCAAGCTCAGCTCCAATTGTCCCTCTTTGCAGCCTGGAAGGCCTGGCTAGGTGACCCTGGGACCTCAGATCCCAACCTGGCCCAAAGGCTGCTGGGAAGGCTCAGAAAGCCAGCCTGCCCTGTCAGTGTTTCATCCCTTCCCTCTCTGACCCCCAACCCCCAAGGGCACTTGGAGATGTCATTTCTCCAGCTCTCTGGGGCAGAGGTCACCTTGGCTCAGCAGATAACGCTGAAGGTTGAGCAATGCCCGCCTGCCCGCCAGGGCCAGTGCTGGGGTCAGTGGGCCGGGGGTCATCCACAGGCAGCCTGGGCCAGGAGTGGCATTGGGGTGGGCCTAGGAATGGGGCTGGAGAGGGGAAGATGTTGCTTGAGCCCACTCAGCATGGAGGGTCTCAGGCCAACATTCAAATCCAGAACAGACAGTGGCTCCTTTCCCCATCCATTGAACAGGGTCAGCATAACATCCTCCTGGCAGGGTGAAAAAGTGAACCCTAGGTGCAGGCCCACCCTCAACGCACAGTAGCAACTGGGTAAAAATGAGGGAAGTCCTCTCTCTGGTATGGCCTTCAGTGGGGCCTGGCTTGACCCCCTCCCACCTACCTTAGAAACAGGTTTCTTGGCCTTGGGTTGGCAAATAGGtcttagggcttttttttttttttttgagagtaaTAGAGGACCTGAGGCCATGTGACTTGGGTGGGCTATGctccctctgggcctctttgtACCCTCTAGCGGAGGGCCCATACTTCTAATGTGCATCCCAGGGTGGACTTAAAACTTAAGTGTTATGTTTGGGAGCCTACAGTGGAGATAGTAACACAACTAATACGTCCAAGGTTACAGAGTGGCAGTCGCGCACTCCCCCCGCCCCCCCTTCCCACATCCATCCTCCTGGGGGCCTAGGTCGagggggggtggggctggggaagaCCCAGGTGTGGTCTACAAGTGCGGGCAGGCAAGGTGCCAGGGAAGGGGCGCGGCCGGCCCGGCGGGGGCTCCAGGGGTGTGAACCCCTGACGTTCCCCCCTAACCTCCCTAGGATCCTCGTATTGTAGATGGCTTTAAGTGGAGGCGCCGCCACAGGCGTGGTATCTCCTCCTTGCCAGAGCTGGGGATGGGGGCAAGTTTAGGGGCGGAGCCGCGCCCAGGGCAGGACGGTGGAGATGGGTCACCTCTTCGGGAGCAGGAGCTGGGGTCTGGGGTCTACAGGATCCTGCCTGGGCAGCGTTCCCTTCTGTACGGCATCGGAGCTGGGCACAGCCGACCTTGAAGCCACCACCTCCTCCAGCAGGGGGCGGGCCGTGGCCATgtttgtggggtgggggaagacgaCCGCGTTGCCCCCTCCTCGGGTTCCACCCCCATTCCAGTACAGCCTCCAGCCCAGAGGaggcgggccgggggcggggtCGCGCCTCCCCTTCTCGCTCCCAATCCCGGGGCCGTCCGGGTGGGGGTGGGCAAGGGGGTATGAGGCTGCCCCCGGGTTCCGGGGACCCCCGAGGACGCGCACCTGCACCCTGGTCTGGACGCCGCGCCCTCCCGCCACCCTCCCGGGGGTCTCGATGGCCAAGGCGGTAGCCCCGCGTCCCCGTGGCGGTGGCGGGAGGGACCGGGGCGGCCGCCAGGCGTGACGCAGCCGTTGCCATGGGCCGCCTTTATAAATAACCGGGCTCGGGAGAAACTTTAGCGAGTCAGAGCCGCGCACGGGACCGGGAAGGGGACCCACCCGAGGGTCCAGCCGTCAGCCCCGCGCTAAGAGCGGCCACCCCGGCGGCAGTGGCAGCACCAGGGACACAGCGGCGACAGTTGGGAGCCGGGAGGCCGCGCCACCTGCGGCCGGCCGGAGCgggcagccccaggcccctccccgGGCACCCGCGTTCATGCAACGCCTGGTGGCCTGGGACCCAGCATGTCTCCCCCTGCCGCCGCCGCCTGCCTTTAAATCCATGGAAGTGGCCAACTTCTACTACGAGGCGGACTGCTTGGCTGCTGCGTACGGCGGCAAGGCGGCCCCCGCGGCGCCCCCCGCGGCCAGACCCGGGCCGCGCCCCCCCGCCGGCGAGCTGGGTAGCATCGGCGACCACGAGCGCGCCATCGACTTCAGCCCGTACCTGGAGCCGCTGGGCGCGCCGCAGGCCCCGGCGCCGGCCACGGCCACGGACACCTTCGAGGCGGCTCCGCCCGTGCCCGCCCCCGCGCCCGCCTCCTCCGGGCAGCACCACGACTTCCTCTCCGACCTCTTCTCCGACGACTACGGGGGCAAAAACTGCAAGAAGGCGTCTGAGTACGGCTACGTGAGCCTGGGGCGCCTGGGGGCCGCCAAGGGCGCGCTGCACCCCGGCTGCTTCGCGCCCCTgcacccgccgccgccgccgccgccgccgccacagcCCGCCGAGCTCAAGGCGGAGCCGGGCTTCGAGCCCGCGGACTGCAAGCGGAAGGAGGAGGCCGGAGCGCCGGGCGGCGGCGCCGCAGGCATGGCGGCTGGCTTCCCGTACGCGCTGCGCGCCTACCTCGGCTATCAGGCGGTGCCGAGCGGCAGCAGCGGCAGCCTGTCCACGTCCTCGTCGTCCAGCCCGCCTGGCACGCCGAGCCCAGCCGACGCCAAGGCGCCCTCGGCTGCCTGCTACGCGGGGGCGGCGCCGGCGCCCTCGCAGGTCAAGAGCAAGGCCAAGAAGACCGTGGACAAGCACAGCGACGAGTACAAGATCCGACGAGAGCGCAACAACATCGCGGTGCGCAAGAGCCGCGACAAGGCCAAGATGCGCAACCTGGAGACGCAGCACAAGGTCCTGGAGCTCACGGCCGAGAACGAGCGGCTCCAGAAGAAGGTGGAACAGCTGTCGCGCGAGCTCAGCACCCTGCGGAACTTGTTCAAGCAGCTGCCCGAGCCCCTGCTCGCTTCCTCCGGCCACTGCTAGCGCGACCCCCGCGCGCGTCCCCCTGCCGGCCGGCCTCCGCGCTGCCAGGCGCGCCGCGGCCGCTGAGACTCCGGGAAGCGCCCGCgctcccccgcccccgcccctggTGGCGCCGGCAAAACTTTGGCACTGGGGCACTTGGCAGCGCGGGGAGCTCGTcggtaattttaatattttattatatatatatctatatttttgTCCAAACCAACCGAACATGCAGATGGGGCGCCCGCCCGCGGtgttatttaaagaagaaatgtctATGTGTACAGATGAATGATAAACTCTCCGCCTCTCCTCTGCCCCTTCTCCGGTCGCCGGCGGGCGGGCCGGTTTCGAAGTTGATGCAATCGGTTTAAACATGGCTGAACGCGTGTGTACAGGGGACTGACGCAACCCACGTGTAACTGTCAGCCGGGCCCTGAGTAATCGCTTAAAGATGTTCCTACGgggttgttttgttgttgttgttttgttgttgttgtttcggtcttttttttttttgtattataaaaaataatctatttcTATGAGAAAAGAGGCGTCTGTATATTTGGGAATCTTTTCCGTTTCAAGCATTAAGAACActtttaataaactttttttttttttgagaatgttTAAAAAGCCTTTTGGGGGCATTAGCtggcttttgatttttttctttattttgggtttacataattttatatttgcttttttgctatggggggttgtatgtgtgtgtagggggctgctattatttttggcttttttgGTGGTTGGGGAAGGGTGTTGCAGCTGGTTTTCCTCCTCTGCTACTCCAAGGTGGGGGGCTGTGTTTGAAAATGGGGGTATTAGGCCTGGGGAGGCAGAGCAGAGGAGAGCTGGGTCAGGATTTCAGGGTGACT
This sequence is a window from Manis pentadactyla isolate mManPen7 chromosome 5, mManPen7.hap1, whole genome shotgun sequence. Protein-coding genes within it:
- the CEBPB gene encoding CCAAT/enhancer-binding protein beta, encoding MQRLVAWDPACLPLPPPPAFKSMEVANFYYEADCLAAAYGGKAAPAAPPAARPGPRPPAGELGSIGDHERAIDFSPYLEPLGAPQAPAPATATDTFEAAPPVPAPAPASSGQHHDFLSDLFSDDYGGKNCKKASEYGYVSLGRLGAAKGALHPGCFAPLHPPPPPPPPPQPAELKAEPGFEPADCKRKEEAGAPGGGAAGMAAGFPYALRAYLGYQAVPSGSSGSLSTSSSSSPPGTPSPADAKAPSAACYAGAAPAPSQVKSKAKKTVDKHSDEYKIRRERNNIAVRKSRDKAKMRNLETQHKVLELTAENERLQKKVEQLSRELSTLRNLFKQLPEPLLASSGHC